A genomic region of Balearica regulorum gibbericeps isolate bBalReg1 chromosome 8, bBalReg1.pri, whole genome shotgun sequence contains the following coding sequences:
- the ODR4 gene encoding protein odr-4 homolog isoform X2 encodes MGRTYFVEEAIGQYLSDLSTKLKPYVTGLLIGQCSLQRDYVIRAVRTPPKEEQKGDNVSPPNLASIDEEWITTHASQVSRMLPGGLLVLGVFIIATPELSKDSQNALRKLIFSVEKSLTKRRLWKPAEEEVSDRAALQICSATKKVVCRTYDVQDPKSSAKPADWKYQSALSASWLALDCTVNVNIHIPLLSTSPNHDLEKNTKNGLNRWSKQIEDSVFLINGQVKDDDAELLEGQKKLRGNTQSSTQFSDVKVLTQLSQGSSHRSTATVQVCSGSINLKGAVKCRAYVHNNKPKVKEAVQALKRDIINTLGDRCEILFEDLIINEGPHKKSFEREYHVLPQRLFVPIAGSSVMLSDYKFGDEAAGEIQERFVEMWDQSVPAEDIHIVEEINTGVHNSLEFSI; translated from the exons ATGGGTAGAACTTACTTTGTTGAGGAAGCTATTGGGCAGTATCTTTCAGACCTCAGCACGAAATTAAAGCCTTATGTCACTGGCCTGTTAATAGGGCAG TGTTCCCTGCAAAGAGACTATGTAATTCGGGCTGTTCGAACACCTccaaaggaagagcagaagggAGACAACGTCAGTCCTCCAAATCTGGCGTCCATCGATGAAGAATGGATAACTACACACGCCAGTCAG gtttctCGAATGCTTCCTGGAGGCTTATTAGTTCTTGGTGTATTTATTATTGCAACTCCAGAACTGTCAAAAGATAGTCAAAATGCTTTGCGCAAG CTGATCTTCTCAGtggaaaagtccttgactaaAAGAAGGCTCTGGAAACCTGCTGAGGAGGAGGTCTCGGACAGAGCAGCTCTTCAAATTTGTTCTGCTACGAAAAA AGTAGTTTGCCGAACCTATGATGTACAAGACCCAAAG agttCAGCTAAACCAGCAGATTGGAAATACCAGAGTGCTCTGTCTGCTTCCTGGTTAGCTTTGGACTGCACAGTAAATGTTAATATTCACATTCCACTTTTGTCTACTTCACCAAACCATGACTTGGAGAAGAATACCAAG aatggaTTAAATCGATGGTCAAAACAAATAGAAGACAGTGTTTTTCTGATCAATGGACAAGTCAAAGATGATGATGCAGAACTACTGGAAGGGCAG aaaaaGTTAAGAGGAAATACTCAGTCCAGCACTCAGTTTTCTGATGTCAAAGTTCTGACACAGCTG tcccAGGGTTCAAGTCATAGATCAACAGCTACAGTCCAGGTCTGCAGTGGTTCCATAAATCTGAAAGGTGCTGTGAAATGCAGAGCCTACGTACATAACAACAAGCCGAAAGTCAAAGAAGCTGTTCAG GCTTTGAAAAGAGACATAATAAACACATTGGGGGATCGGTGTGAAATACTGTTTGAAGATCTGATTATAAATGAAGGACCTCACAAAAAAa gTTTTGAGAGGGAATATCATGTCTTACCTCAAAGACTGTTTGTCCCCATTGCTGGATCCAGCGTGATGCTCAGTGATTATAAGTTTGGTGATGAGGCCGCTGGAGAAATCCAGGAACGTTTTGTTGAGATGTGGGATCAGTCTGTGCCAGCTGAAGATATCCATATAGTGGAGGAAATTAACACAG